In a single window of the Gossypium hirsutum isolate 1008001.06 chromosome D02, Gossypium_hirsutum_v2.1, whole genome shotgun sequence genome:
- the LOC107908978 gene encoding aminoacylase-1 isoform X2 yields the protein MFPLSSHFSVNVKLRPATPSQSRPGTQSMEKPYTFNLLHLLFLYLLLPFLSNSIPPPAQADHSEIISRFQQYLQINTSQPSPDYQKSTHFILSQADSLSLQSQVIEFVQGKPIVLLQWPGSDPSLPSILLNSHTDVVPSEYSKWVHPPFGAHIDEQGNIFARGSQEMKCVGMQYLEAIRRLRSSGFCPKRSLYLSFVPDEEIDGRDGAEMLASSDVFKNVNVDIVLDEGLASPNENYRVFYGERAPWWLVIKSNGAPGHGAKLYENSAMENLFKSIESIWRFRASQFDLVKAGLKAEGEVISVNMAFLKAATPSPTGFVMNLQPSEAEASFDIRIPPIGNVESLEKQIAEEWAPASRNMTFEFKAKGILHDDLGRPLVTATDSSNPWWTLLEEAIKKANGKIGKPEIFPASTDAQNFRKLGLPAIGFSPMANTPILLHDHNEFLNQAEYLRGIEVYESIIKAYTSYIPPGGHGDSRDEL from the exons ATGTTTCCACTTTCCAGTCATTTCAGCGTTAACGTTAAACTCAGGCCCGCTACTCCAAGTCAAAGCCGACCGGGAACTCAATCAATGGAAAAACCTTACACTTTCAATCTTCTTCATCTACTCTTCCTCTATTTACTGCTTCCATTCCTCTCAAATTCGATACCACCACCAGCCCAAGCCGACCACTCCGAAATCATATCAAGGTTCCAACAATACCTCCAAATCAACACTTCCCAACCATCCCCAGACTACCAAAAATCTACCCACTTCATTCTATCCCAAGCCGATTCCCTCTCTTTGCAATCCCAAGTCATCGAATTCGTTCAAGGTAAGCCAATTGTGCTCCTTCAATGGCCAGGCTCAGACCCTTCCTTGCCTTCCATCCTCCTTAACTCTCACACTGACGTCGTCCCTTCTGAGTATTCGAAGTGGGTTCATCCTCCTTTTGGAGCTCACATCGACGAACAAGGAAATATCTTTGCTAGAGGCTCTCAGGAAATGAAGTGCGTTGGCATGCAGTACCTGGAAGCTATTCGTAGGTTGAGGTCTTCTGGGTTTTGCCCGAAACGATCTCTTTACCTGTCGTTTGTTCCTGATGAGGAGATTGATGGCCGTGATGGTGCTGAGATGCTTGCTTCCTCTGATGTCTTCAAGAATGTGAATGTCGATATAGTGCTTGATGAAG GGTTGGCTTCTCCCAATGAGAACTATAGGGTATTCTATGGGGAGAGGGCTCCATGGTGGTTGGTTATAAAGTCAAATGGAGCTCCTGGACATGGGGCGAAGCTTTATGAGAATAGTGCCATGGAGAACCTTTTCAAGAGCATTGAGAGTATTTGGAGGTTCAGGgcttctcagtttgatttggtgaAGGCAGGTTTGAAGGCTGAAGGGGAAGTCATCTCGGTTAATATGGCCTTTCTGAAGGCTGCCACGCCTTCCCCAACA GGTTTCGTCATGAATTTGCAGCCCTCAGAAGCAGAGGCTAGTTTTGATATTCGAATACCACCGATTGGTAATGTAGAGTCGCTGGAGAAACAGATAGCTGAGGAATGGGCACCTGCTTCGCGGAACATGACATTTGAG TTTAAGGCAAAGGGTATACTGCATGATGACCTGGGAAGGCCGCTTGTGACTGCAACCGACAGTTCTAATCCATGGTGGACTCTGTTGGAAGAAGCTATCAAGAAAGCGAATGGAAAAATAGGAAAGCCTGAGATATTTCCTGCCTCGACAGATGCTCAAAATTTTCGGAAACTAGGCCTGCCGGCTATCGGTTTCTCACCTATGGCTAACACTCCTATTTTGCTTCATGACCATAATGAG TTCCTAAACCAAGCTGAATACTTGAGAGGAATTGAGGTATACGAGTCTATAATCAAAGCTTACACATCATACATCCCGCCTGGAGGACATGGAGATTCACGAGACGAGTTGTAA
- the LOC107908978 gene encoding aminoacylase-1 isoform X1 yields the protein MEKPYTFNLLHLLFLYLLLPFLSNSIPPPAQADHSEIISRFQQYLQINTSQPSPDYQKSTHFILSQADSLSLQSQVIEFVQGKPIVLLQWPGSDPSLPSILLNSHTDVVPSEYSKWVHPPFGAHIDEQGNIFARGSQEMKCVGMQYLEAIRRLRSSGFCPKRSLYLSFVPDEEIDGRDGAEMLASSDVFKNVNVDIVLDEGLASPNENYRVFYGERAPWWLVIKSNGAPGHGAKLYENSAMENLFKSIESIWRFRASQFDLVKAGLKAEGEVISVNMAFLKAATPSPTGFVMNLQPSEAEASFDIRIPPIGNVESLEKQIAEEWAPASRNMTFEFKAKGILHDDLGRPLVTATDSSNPWWTLLEEAIKKANGKIGKPEIFPASTDAQNFRKLGLPAIGFSPMANTPILLHDHNEFLNQAEYLRGIEVYESIIKAYTSYIPPGGHGDSRDEL from the exons ATGGAAAAACCTTACACTTTCAATCTTCTTCATCTACTCTTCCTCTATTTACTGCTTCCATTCCTCTCAAATTCGATACCACCACCAGCCCAAGCCGACCACTCCGAAATCATATCAAGGTTCCAACAATACCTCCAAATCAACACTTCCCAACCATCCCCAGACTACCAAAAATCTACCCACTTCATTCTATCCCAAGCCGATTCCCTCTCTTTGCAATCCCAAGTCATCGAATTCGTTCAAGGTAAGCCAATTGTGCTCCTTCAATGGCCAGGCTCAGACCCTTCCTTGCCTTCCATCCTCCTTAACTCTCACACTGACGTCGTCCCTTCTGAGTATTCGAAGTGGGTTCATCCTCCTTTTGGAGCTCACATCGACGAACAAGGAAATATCTTTGCTAGAGGCTCTCAGGAAATGAAGTGCGTTGGCATGCAGTACCTGGAAGCTATTCGTAGGTTGAGGTCTTCTGGGTTTTGCCCGAAACGATCTCTTTACCTGTCGTTTGTTCCTGATGAGGAGATTGATGGCCGTGATGGTGCTGAGATGCTTGCTTCCTCTGATGTCTTCAAGAATGTGAATGTCGATATAGTGCTTGATGAAG GGTTGGCTTCTCCCAATGAGAACTATAGGGTATTCTATGGGGAGAGGGCTCCATGGTGGTTGGTTATAAAGTCAAATGGAGCTCCTGGACATGGGGCGAAGCTTTATGAGAATAGTGCCATGGAGAACCTTTTCAAGAGCATTGAGAGTATTTGGAGGTTCAGGgcttctcagtttgatttggtgaAGGCAGGTTTGAAGGCTGAAGGGGAAGTCATCTCGGTTAATATGGCCTTTCTGAAGGCTGCCACGCCTTCCCCAACA GGTTTCGTCATGAATTTGCAGCCCTCAGAAGCAGAGGCTAGTTTTGATATTCGAATACCACCGATTGGTAATGTAGAGTCGCTGGAGAAACAGATAGCTGAGGAATGGGCACCTGCTTCGCGGAACATGACATTTGAG TTTAAGGCAAAGGGTATACTGCATGATGACCTGGGAAGGCCGCTTGTGACTGCAACCGACAGTTCTAATCCATGGTGGACTCTGTTGGAAGAAGCTATCAAGAAAGCGAATGGAAAAATAGGAAAGCCTGAGATATTTCCTGCCTCGACAGATGCTCAAAATTTTCGGAAACTAGGCCTGCCGGCTATCGGTTTCTCACCTATGGCTAACACTCCTATTTTGCTTCATGACCATAATGAG TTCCTAAACCAAGCTGAATACTTGAGAGGAATTGAGGTATACGAGTCTATAATCAAAGCTTACACATCATACATCCCGCCTGGAGGACATGGAGATTCACGAGACGAGTTGTAA
- the LOC107908979 gene encoding uncharacterized protein gives MSLRIKAVVDKFVEELKEALEADMHDREMKEREMQSYIEEREREVAEREAAWKAELSRREAEIARQEARLKMEKENLEKEKSVLMGTASNQDNQDGALEITVSGEKYRCLRFAKAKK, from the exons ATGTCGCTGAGAATAAAAGCGGTGGTCGATAAGTTCGTGGAGGAGCTGAAAGAGGCCTTGGAAGCCGACATGCATGACAGAGAAATGAAGGAAAGAGAGATGCAAAGTTACATCGAGGAACGTGAGCGCGAAGTCGCCGAGCGTGAAGCGGCCTGGAAAGCCGAGCTCTCTCGCCGTGAG GCAGAGATTGCCCGACAAGAGGCTAGACTAAAGATGGAAAAAGAAAACCTCGAAAAAGAGAAAAGCGTCCTGATGGGAACAGCATCGAATCAAGATAACCAAGACGGGGCTCTCGAAATCACTGTAAGTGGCGAAAAATACAGATGCCTGAGGTTCGCAAAGgcaaagaaataa
- the LOC107908980 gene encoding uncharacterized protein: MSSIIQSFQKNSSLPVSQTESKDHFPPPGGPGLLRRRLSSLSLKLQPTSSPTTSWTFPRSKSLSSMGEYAGSSIRKWWDWGWSWVLSKKPSFAKDIEMNEEETRILGCHNKGSWRHVFYEVRSEIRKLVGSDKVGLPQTSRYNSLDYSKNFDDGKNYTYG, translated from the coding sequence ATGAGCTCCATCATTCAAAGCTTTCAAAAGAACAGCTCCCTCCCCGTCTCCCAAACTGAATCAAAAGACCACTTTCCACCACCAGGAGGCCCAGGGCTGCTGCGAAGAAGGCTTTCATCTCTGTCTCTAAAACTACAACCCACTTCTTCACCGACGACGTCATGGACATTCCCCAGATCCAAGTCCTTGTCTTCCATGGGAGAATACGCCGGTAGCTCCATCAGGAAATGGTGGGACTGGGGTTGGTCTTGGGTTCTCTCCAAAAAGCCCTCGTTCGCTAAAGACATTGAAATGAACGAAGAAGAAACCAGGATCCTTGGGTGCCACAACAAAGGCAGTTGGAGGCATGTGTTTTATGAAGTCAGATCTGAGATCAGAAAACTCGTGGGATCTGATAAAGTTGGCCTCCCACAAACTTCCAGGTACAATTCTTTAGATTACTCCAAGAATTTCGATGATGGAAAGAATTACACCTATGGTTga